A stretch of Girardinichthys multiradiatus isolate DD_20200921_A chromosome 20, DD_fGirMul_XY1, whole genome shotgun sequence DNA encodes these proteins:
- the LOC124857245 gene encoding uncharacterized protein LOC124857245 isoform X1: MKRDGDFNSTKALNLAKLKRLAPSVLCGSNQMVKQRGTHHFLIDSGERPLTPLSQMPSTCGFFVKRSRRDVQYAASYQGCHVNKREDGFYLPLRLWGTPMTMSCPDMLPLPYVFCFPNKMVVKIRGVAAKELKVKVSGTWQPLSSACSSCKLTFNESSGELTLIVPYIKDLCLEIKNEEYLLSLQWADFEHHVLLYQTLS; this comes from the exons ATGAAAAGAGATGGAGACTTTAATTCCACCAAAG CATTGAACTTGGCAAAACTAAAGCGCCTGGCTCCATCAGTGCTTTGTGGCAGCAACCAGATGGTCAAACAGAGAGGAACTCATCATTTTCTCATCGACAGCG GTGAGAGACCTCTTACTCCTCTGTCCCAGATGCCCTCTACGTGTGGCTTTTTTGTGAAGAGGTCCCGCAGAGATGTGCAGTATGCTGCATCCTATCAGGGCTGTCATGTTAACAAACGG GAGGATGGATTTTACCTACCGCTGCGGTTATGGGGGACACCGATGACCATGTCCTGTCCTGATATGTTGCCACTGCCCTATGTTTTCTGCTTTCCAAACAAGATGGTGGTGAAGATTCGTGGCGTGGCAGCCAAGGAACTCAAAGTAAAAG TGTCTGGCACGTGGCAGCCTTTATCATCAGCATGTAGCAGCTGCAAACTGACTTTTAATGAGTCTTCTGGTGAACTGACACTGATCGTACCTTACATCAAGGATTTGTGTTTGGAGATCAAG AATGAGGAGTATTTACTCTCTCTTCAGTGGGCAGATTTTGAGCATCATGTCCTCCTGTACCAAACACTGAGCTAA
- the LOC124857245 gene encoding uncharacterized protein LOC124857245 isoform X2 — protein MKRDGDFNSTKALNLAKLKRLAPSVLCGSNQMVKQRGTHHFLIDSGERPLTPLSQMPSTCGFFVKRSRRDVQYAASYQGCHVNKREDGFYLPLRLWGTPMTMSCPDMLPLPYVFCFPNKMVVKIRGVAAKELKVKE, from the exons ATGAAAAGAGATGGAGACTTTAATTCCACCAAAG CATTGAACTTGGCAAAACTAAAGCGCCTGGCTCCATCAGTGCTTTGTGGCAGCAACCAGATGGTCAAACAGAGAGGAACTCATCATTTTCTCATCGACAGCG GTGAGAGACCTCTTACTCCTCTGTCCCAGATGCCCTCTACGTGTGGCTTTTTTGTGAAGAGGTCCCGCAGAGATGTGCAGTATGCTGCATCCTATCAGGGCTGTCATGTTAACAAACGG GAGGATGGATTTTACCTACCGCTGCGGTTATGGGGGACACCGATGACCATGTCCTGTCCTGATATGTTGCCACTGCCCTATGTTTTCTGCTTTCCAAACAAGATGGTGGTGAAGATTCGTGGCGTGGCAGCCAAGGAACTCAAAGTAAAAG AATGA